CACCGATCTGCTGATGGGGCTGCCGTTCTTCCACACCGACGGCATCGGCCATCACGCCTCGGCGGAGACGGTACGGGCCGCGGTGCGGGGCATACGTCTCGGGCTGACCCGCGAGGACCCGGGGCGCCGGCGGTTCGGAACGGCGCTGTATGTCGACTTCGCCGCCACGGACGAGGACTGGGCTGCTTACGGGAGCGGATGGGGGGCGCGTGACGGGTCATAATGAGCTCAGACATCGGATGTCTGTGACGGCATCCGGGTGGCGATATCCGGGCGGGTCCGAGCGGGGAGGTCGGCATGGCGGTCACCGACGAGGCCATCGAGAAGATCAAGGGCATGATCGTCTCCGGCGCGCTGCGGCCGGGCGACCGGCTGCCGAAGGAGAGCGAGCTGGCGGCCGAGCTCGGCCTGTCCCGCAACTCGCTGCGCGAGGCGGTGCGCGCACTGTCCCTCATCCGCATCCTGGACGTGCGCCAGGGCGACGGTACGTACGTCACCAGCCTCGATCCGCAACTGCTGCTGGAGGCCATGAGCTTCGTGGTGGACTTCCACCGCGATGACACGGTGCTGGAGTTCCTCGCCGTCCGCCGGATCCTGGAGCCGGCCGCCACGGCGATGGCGGCCGGCCGGATAGGCCCGGCGGAACTGGATTCCCTGGAGGCCCAGTTGGACGCGCTGGGGCCCAGACCTTCGGTCGAGGACCTGGTCGCCGCCGATCTGGAGTTCCACCGCGGGATCGTCGCGGCGTCCGGCAACTCCGTGCTCTGCTCGCTGCTGGACGGGCTGTCCGGACCGACCACCCGGGCCAGGGTCTGGCGGGGGCTGACCCAGAAGGACGCGGTGGCCCGCACCCTCACCGAACACCGCGCGATCCTCGGCGCGCTGCGCGACCGGGACGCGGAGGCGGCGCGGGCGTGGGCCACGGTCCATATCGCCAGCGTGGAGCAGTGGTTGCGCTCGTCGCTGTGAGGTCCGCGCCCGCCGCCGCGCCGCCGGTCAGACCGCGAACCCGCCGTCCACCGCGATCGAGGCGCCGGTGATGTAGCGGCCGCCCTCGCCCGCCAGATGGGCCACGGTCGCCGCGACATCCCGGGCCTGGCCGTACGCCCCCAGGGCGGTGAGCCCGGCCTGCATCTCCGCGCTCTCGCCGTCGGCCGGGTTCATCTCGGTGTCGATGGGACCCGGCGTGACGAGGTTGGCGGTGATGCCGCGCGGCCCCAGCTCCTTGGCCAGGGTCCGGGTCAGGCCGGTGAGGGCGGCCTTGCTGGTGGCGTAGAGGGTGCCGCCGGGGAAGGCGACCCGCTCGGCCATGCAGCTGCCGATGGAGATGATCCGGCCGCCCTCGGCCAGATGCGCGGCCGCGGCCTGCGCCGCCAGGAACGGCCCCCGGACATTGGTCCGCAGCACCCGGTCGACATCGTCGAGGGAGATCCCCTCGAAGGGGCCCATCACGCCGGTGCCCGCGTTGTTCACCAGGATGTCCAGCCGCCCGAACCGTTCGACGGTGGCGGCCACCGAGAACCGCACCGCCTCCGCGTCAGCGCTGTCGGCCCGTACCGCCCAGGCCTGTCCGCCGCCCCGCTCGATCTCCTTGACCACCTGCTCGGCCTGGTCCTGCCGGCTCAGGTAGGTCAGGGCCACCGCCGCGCCGTCGGCGGCCAGCCGCAGCGCCGTCGCCTCGCCGATGCCCCGGCTGCCGCCGGTCACCAGGGCCACCTTGCCGGTGAGGGGCCGGGTGCCGTTCGCCGCCGCAGTCGTCGCCGTCATCACGGTCGCCGTCATGTCATCACCTTTGTGTCGAGTCATCCGTTGTCGTCCGCAGCCGTACGCAGCTGTCCGCAGGCGTACGGAGCCGGCTGGAGTCCGCCGGAGGTGCACCGCTGTGCCGGTGTTCTCCGCGGTATGACTCGATCCTCCGGCGCGGCGCGATCCGAAGCTGGCGGAATCCGGACGCCGCATCGGCGGGGCCGGGGGCCCTGCGGCTACGAGGCCCCGACTCCGTAGACCCGCCCGGCCGTTCCCCCGAAGACATCCGACCGTTCCACCGTCCCGAGGTGGCCGGTGGCCGACTGCGCGAGCGCCACGACGTCCTCGTAGCCGGCGGCCAGCGTGCACACCGGCCAGTCGGAGCCGAACATCACCCGGCCGGGTCCGAAGGCCTCCAGGACGTGCCGGGCGTAGGGGAGGATCTGCTGCGGCCGCCAGGCGTCCCAGTCGGCCTCGGTGACCAGCCCGGACAGCTTGCAGCTGACGTTCGGCAGGCCGGCGAGCGCGGTGACGGCGTCCGCCCAGGGCTGCCAGTCCCCCGCGGCGACGGCCGGTTTGGCCGCGTGGTCCAGCACGAAGGACAGCCGCGGCACGGCGCGTACCGCGGTCTGTGCGGCGGGCAGTTCGCGCGGGGTGACCAGCAGGTCGTAGACCAGGCCGGCGTCGGCCAGCATGCCCAGCCCCCGGAGCACCTCCGGCCGGACGAGCCAGTCGGGGTCCGGTTCGTCCTGCACCTGATGCCGGACGCCGACCAGCCCGGGGGGCAGCGCCGCGAGGACCTCCGTGAGCGCGGGATCGGGCAGATCGGCCCAGCCGACGACTCCGGCGACCGGGCCCTCCCCCGCGGCCAGGGTGAGCAGTTCGGCGGTCTCCTCGTACGAGGACGACGACTGGACGAGGATCGTGGCGTCGACGCCGTGCGCGGTCAGATGCGGAGTGAGGTCGGTCAGCGCATAACTGCGGCGGATCGGATCGGCCCACGGCCCGTTCATCCACGGCTGTTCGCGCCGGCTCAGATCCCACAGATGGTGATGGGCGTCGATACGCATCAGTGGCGCGCTCCGGGTCGGGCTCAGTGGTGCAGGGGCAGCGGCAGATCGGGGTCGAGCAGGCCGCGGGCGACGAGCGTATGCCACAGCTCGTCCGGGATGTCATGGGTGAACAGTGCGGCGTTCTCGGCCATCTCCTCGGGGGTGGCGGCGCCGACGACGGCGGAGGCGACGCTGCGGTGCCCGAAGGGGAAGCGGAGCGCGGCGGCCTTGAGGGGAACATCGAACTGCGCGCAGACGGCGGCAAGTTGACGAGCCCGCTCCACGAGGGCGGCGGGCGCGGGTGCGTAGTTGTACGGCGCTCCGGGTGACGGGTCGGCCAGCAGACCGGAGTTGTAGACGCCGCCGACGACCACCGAGGTGCCGCGGCGCTCGCACTCCGGCAGCAGATCGTCGAAGGCGGTGCGCTCCAGCAGGGTCCAGCGGCCGGCGCAGAGCACCACATCCACGTCCAGGCCGGCGACCAGGCGGGCCAGCACATCGCTGTGGTTCATGCCGAAGCCGATGGCGCGCACCACGTGCTGGGCGCGCAGCTCGGCGAGGGCCGGGAAGCCGGTCTCGTACACCTCGCGCAGGTGGTCCTCGACGTCGTGCAGATAGACGATGTCGACGGCGTCCACACCGAGCCGCTCCAGGGACGCGTCCAGCGTGGCGCGGATACCGTCGCGGGAGAGGTCCCGCACCCGGGCCCGTGCGGGGGTGCCGACAAAGCCCTCACCGGCCGCCCGCTCCCCCGGCGCGAGCGGGCGCAGCCGCCGGCCGACCTTGGTGGAAAGGGTGTAGCCGGCCCGGTCGCGGCCGCGCAGCGCCCGGCCGAGGCGCTCCTCGGACAGCCCGACGCCGTAGTGCGGCGCGGTGTCGAAGTAGCCGGCGCCGGTGGCGAGGGCGGTGTGGACGACGTGCCGGGCCTGCTCCTCGGGGATCGCGCGGTAGAGGTTGCCGAGCGGGGCGCAGCCCAGGCCCAGGGGCGGGACGGTGACGCCGGTCCGCCCCAACTCCCGTGGGCCGTACGGGGGATGA
This Streptomyces decoyicus DNA region includes the following protein-coding sequences:
- a CDS encoding FadR/GntR family transcriptional regulator, whose product is MAVTDEAIEKIKGMIVSGALRPGDRLPKESELAAELGLSRNSLREAVRALSLIRILDVRQGDGTYVTSLDPQLLLEAMSFVVDFHRDDTVLEFLAVRRILEPAATAMAAGRIGPAELDSLEAQLDALGPRPSVEDLVAADLEFHRGIVAASGNSVLCSLLDGLSGPTTRARVWRGLTQKDAVARTLTEHRAILGALRDRDAEAARAWATVHIASVEQWLRSSL
- a CDS encoding SDR family NAD(P)-dependent oxidoreductase, which encodes MTATVMTATTAAANGTRPLTGKVALVTGGSRGIGEATALRLAADGAAVALTYLSRQDQAEQVVKEIERGGGQAWAVRADSADAEAVRFSVAATVERFGRLDILVNNAGTGVMGPFEGISLDDVDRVLRTNVRGPFLAAQAAAAHLAEGGRIISIGSCMAERVAFPGGTLYATSKAALTGLTRTLAKELGPRGITANLVTPGPIDTEMNPADGESAEMQAGLTALGAYGQARDVAATVAHLAGEGGRYITGASIAVDGGFAV
- a CDS encoding amidohydrolase family protein, with translation MRIDAHHHLWDLSRREQPWMNGPWADPIRRSYALTDLTPHLTAHGVDATILVQSSSSYEETAELLTLAAGEGPVAGVVGWADLPDPALTEVLAALPPGLVGVRHQVQDEPDPDWLVRPEVLRGLGMLADAGLVYDLLVTPRELPAAQTAVRAVPRLSFVLDHAAKPAVAAGDWQPWADAVTALAGLPNVSCKLSGLVTEADWDAWRPQQILPYARHVLEAFGPGRVMFGSDWPVCTLAAGYEDVVALAQSATGHLGTVERSDVFGGTAGRVYGVGAS
- a CDS encoding aldo/keto reductase; translated protein: MSHPPYGPRELGRTGVTVPPLGLGCAPLGNLYRAIPEEQARHVVHTALATGAGYFDTAPHYGVGLSEERLGRALRGRDRAGYTLSTKVGRRLRPLAPGERAAGEGFVGTPARARVRDLSRDGIRATLDASLERLGVDAVDIVYLHDVEDHLREVYETGFPALAELRAQHVVRAIGFGMNHSDVLARLVAGLDVDVVLCAGRWTLLERTAFDDLLPECERRGTSVVVGGVYNSGLLADPSPGAPYNYAPAPAALVERARQLAAVCAQFDVPLKAAALRFPFGHRSVASAVVGAATPEEMAENAALFTHDIPDELWHTLVARGLLDPDLPLPLHH